From Ramlibacter tataouinensis, the proteins below share one genomic window:
- a CDS encoding S8 family peptidase, whose translation MNYPKLPSRLLAIAGTALVLLAPLAHAQNSERANHPYGAGRPIAGRYIVTFKSNVTDPRGQAAGLAAAHGGQLHHAYSHAFKGFAATLPDAAVQALRHNPNIEHIEQDATVSLQQLASPQNQATWGLDRLDQVDLPLDTQYHFNQTGAGVYAFIVDTGIRADHSEFSGRVMPGYGAIADGNGTNDCNGHGTHVAGTVGGTTWGVAKGVKLVPVRVLDCSGSGSWSAVIAGIDWLAASNLRPAVANLSLGGAISATVDAAVAGAVAKGVTMVVAAGNNNGQDACQYSPAREPSAITVGATSNSDYRAYFSNIGTCVDLFAPGYNITSAWHASPTASNTISGTSMAAPHVVGVAALVLQNNPSATPAAVTNAILSGATVNHVTGAGTGSPNLLLSSPGATGAPATQPPTATVAFKTMVGSATRSGGNWKANAAVSVRDISTGAAVANATVAGTFSTGGSASCVTGSTGNCTLSSTAIKSNAGASTTFTGTGISGSLMTYDATQNAVTQIVISKP comes from the coding sequence ATGAACTACCCGAAACTGCCGAGCCGGTTGCTGGCGATCGCCGGCACCGCCCTCGTCCTGCTTGCGCCGCTGGCCCATGCCCAGAACAGCGAGCGCGCCAACCATCCGTATGGCGCGGGCCGCCCGATCGCGGGTCGCTACATCGTCACCTTCAAGAGCAACGTGACCGATCCCCGCGGCCAAGCGGCGGGCCTGGCGGCTGCGCATGGCGGTCAACTGCACCATGCGTACTCGCACGCGTTCAAGGGCTTCGCGGCAACCCTGCCCGATGCCGCGGTGCAGGCGCTGCGCCACAACCCGAACATCGAGCACATCGAGCAGGACGCGACCGTGTCGCTGCAGCAGCTCGCTTCGCCGCAGAACCAGGCGACCTGGGGCCTCGACCGGCTCGACCAGGTCGACCTCCCGCTGGACACGCAATACCACTTCAACCAGACCGGCGCAGGCGTCTACGCCTTCATCGTCGACACGGGCATCCGCGCCGACCATTCCGAGTTCAGCGGGCGCGTGATGCCCGGCTATGGCGCCATCGCCGACGGGAACGGCACGAACGACTGCAACGGTCACGGCACGCATGTGGCCGGAACGGTGGGCGGGACGACCTGGGGCGTGGCCAAAGGCGTGAAACTCGTGCCGGTGCGTGTGCTCGACTGTTCAGGCTCCGGCAGCTGGAGCGCCGTGATCGCGGGCATCGACTGGCTCGCCGCCAGTAACTTGCGCCCGGCCGTCGCGAACCTCTCGCTCGGCGGCGCCATCTCGGCCACGGTGGATGCCGCCGTCGCGGGCGCAGTGGCCAAGGGCGTCACGATGGTCGTCGCCGCCGGCAACAACAACGGCCAGGACGCCTGCCAGTATTCACCGGCTCGCGAGCCCAGTGCCATCACCGTGGGCGCGACTTCCAACAGCGACTATCGCGCCTACTTCTCCAACATCGGCACCTGCGTTGACCTGTTCGCGCCCGGCTACAACATCACCTCGGCATGGCATGCCAGCCCGACGGCCAGCAACACCATCAGCGGCACGTCCATGGCGGCCCCGCACGTGGTGGGAGTCGCCGCGCTGGTACTCCAGAACAATCCTTCGGCCACGCCCGCCGCCGTGACGAACGCCATCCTCTCGGGCGCCACGGTCAATCACGTGACTGGGGCCGGCACCGGTTCGCCCAACCTGTTGCTCAGTTCGCCCGGCGCGACCGGCGCACCGGCGACCCAGCCGCCCACGGCAACGGTGGCCTTCAAGACGATGGTCGGCAGCGCCACCCGCTCCGGCGGCAACTGGAAAGCCAACGCCGCAGTGAGCGTGCGCGACATCAGCACCGGCGCGGCCGTGGCGAATGCCACCGTCGCCGGCACGTTCTCGACCGGCGGCAGTGCGAGCTGTGTCACCGGCAGCACGGGAAACTGCACGCTGAGCAGCACGGCGATCAAGTCCAATGCCGGGGCGAGCACCACCTTCACCGGCACCGGCATCAGCGGTTCGCTGATGACCTACGACGCAACGCAGAACGCGGTGACGCAGATCGTCATCAGCAAGCCCTGA
- a CDS encoding fructosamine kinase family protein codes for MAQVFRKRGQPAVLKAEAEGLQALAATHTIRVPQVLELEEGRGQLSLEWLDLATPDAAFGERFGHALAALHLHPCLPGYGWTSDNFIGATPQVNTPSHDWLDFWRESRIRPMLARLTARGCPAQLAPAVEHVMETMPALFDDGYQPRPSLVHGDLWSGNWGMLADGTPVIFDPCVSYSDREAELAMMELFGSPPASFWRAYQQTAGLHPGYARRRPLYQLYHLLNHALLFGGSYLAQALECARGCLRR; via the coding sequence ATGGCCCAGGTCTTCCGCAAACGCGGCCAGCCCGCCGTATTGAAGGCGGAAGCGGAGGGCCTGCAGGCCCTGGCGGCCACCCACACGATCCGGGTGCCGCAGGTGCTCGAACTGGAGGAAGGCCGCGGGCAGCTGTCGCTCGAATGGCTGGACCTGGCGACACCCGACGCGGCGTTCGGCGAGCGCTTCGGCCATGCACTGGCTGCGCTTCATCTGCACCCCTGCCTGCCCGGCTACGGCTGGACCAGCGACAACTTCATCGGGGCGACGCCGCAGGTGAATACGCCGAGTCACGATTGGCTCGACTTCTGGCGCGAATCGCGCATTCGGCCGATGCTGGCGCGGCTGACGGCGCGGGGCTGCCCGGCGCAACTCGCGCCGGCCGTCGAACACGTGATGGAAACGATGCCGGCGTTGTTCGATGACGGCTACCAGCCACGGCCCAGCCTGGTCCATGGCGACCTCTGGTCCGGCAACTGGGGCATGCTGGCCGACGGCACGCCGGTGATCTTCGATCCCTGCGTGTCGTACTCGGACCGGGAAGCCGAACTCGCGATGATGGAGTTGTTCGGAAGCCCGCCCGCGAGCTTCTGGCGCGCCTACCAGCAGACCGCCGGCCTGCACCCGGGCTACGCGCGGCGGCGCCCCCTGTATCAGCTCTATCACCTGCTCAATCACGCACTGCTGTTCGGCGGCAGCTACCTGGCACAGGCGCTGGAATGCGCGCGCGGGTGCCTGCGCCGATGA
- a CDS encoding 23S rRNA (adenine(2030)-N(6))-methyltransferase RlmJ, with product MFSYRHAFHAGAHPDVIKHTMLIAILRHLIQKDTALTVVDTHAGAGLYRLDGDYAGTSGEAADGVIKLASSLEDLDAAAPAIRDYLEVIAGFNTPGQLKIYPGSPFITQRLLRPEARDKLKLFEMHPTDSKALAGNIAQLEAGRQVSVAREDGFEGLKAFLPPPSRRALVLIDPSYEIKSDYAKVAACIQDGLKRFATGVYVVWYPIVPRAEAHDLPRRLKTLANKAGKPWLNATLAIGPPAAAPAGLPQRGPGLTASGMFVINPPHTLKAAMQAALPQYVELLGRGRGQGHTLESA from the coding sequence ATGTTCAGCTACCGCCACGCCTTCCACGCCGGCGCCCACCCCGACGTGATCAAGCACACCATGCTGATCGCGATCCTGCGCCACTTGATCCAGAAGGACACGGCCCTGACGGTAGTGGACACTCACGCCGGCGCCGGCCTGTACCGGCTGGACGGGGACTATGCCGGCACCTCCGGCGAGGCCGCCGACGGCGTGATCAAGCTGGCGTCCAGCCTCGAGGACCTGGACGCTGCCGCCCCGGCGATCCGCGACTACCTGGAGGTGATCGCCGGCTTCAACACACCGGGCCAGCTCAAGATCTACCCCGGCTCGCCCTTCATCACGCAGCGCCTGCTGCGCCCGGAGGCCCGCGACAAGCTCAAGTTGTTCGAAATGCATCCGACGGACAGCAAGGCGCTGGCCGGCAACATCGCGCAGCTGGAGGCCGGCCGGCAGGTCTCGGTGGCCCGCGAGGACGGATTCGAAGGCCTGAAGGCCTTCCTGCCGCCGCCCTCGCGCCGCGCGCTGGTGCTGATCGACCCCAGCTACGAGATCAAGAGCGACTACGCCAAGGTCGCCGCCTGCATCCAGGATGGCCTGAAGCGCTTCGCCACCGGTGTCTACGTGGTGTGGTATCCGATCGTCCCGCGCGCCGAGGCACACGATCTGCCGCGGCGGCTGAAGACGCTGGCCAACAAGGCGGGCAAGCCCTGGCTCAATGCGACCCTGGCGATCGGCCCGCCGGCAGCGGCGCCCGCGGGCCTGCCCCAGCGCGGGCCGGGACTCACCGCCAGCGGCATGTTCGTCATCAACCCGCCGCACACGCTGAAGGCGGCGATGCAGGCCGCCTTGCCCCAGTACGTGGAGCTGTTGGGACGCGGCCGGGGCCAGGGCCACACGCTGGAATCGGCCTGA
- the rplM gene encoding 50S ribosomal protein L13: MKTFSAKPADVKHEWFVIDATDKVLGRVASEAAARLRGKHKAIYTPHVDTGDYIVVINASKLRVTGAKELDKMYYRHSGFPGGIYATNFRDMQAKHPGRALEKAVKGMLPKGPLGYAMIKKLKVYGGAEHPHTAQQPKPLEI; the protein is encoded by the coding sequence ATGAAGACGTTCAGCGCAAAACCCGCTGACGTGAAGCACGAGTGGTTTGTGATTGACGCCACCGACAAGGTGCTCGGGCGAGTTGCCAGCGAAGCAGCAGCCCGTTTGCGCGGCAAACACAAGGCCATTTACACGCCTCACGTCGATACCGGCGACTACATCGTCGTCATCAACGCATCCAAGCTTCGCGTCACCGGCGCGAAGGAACTGGACAAGATGTATTACCGCCACTCGGGTTTCCCGGGCGGCATCTACGCCACCAACTTCCGCGACATGCAAGCCAAGCATCCCGGCCGCGCGCTGGAGAAGGCCGTCAAGGGCATGCTGCCCAAGGGCCCGCTCGGTTACGCCATGATCAAGAAGCTCAAGGTGTACGGCGGCGCCGAGCATCCGCACACCGCCCAGCAACCCAAGCCGCTGGAAATCTAA